CCCCGGCGGCCAGCCGGTCCATCGTCGGTGTGTCGTTGCCCACCGCGATGCCGCCGCCGTTGAAGCCCGGGTCCATCCAGCCCACGTCATCGAGCAGGAAGATCAGGATATTGGGCTTCTTGCCGGTCTTCTGCTCCAGGGCCGGGTGCGGCCTTGACATGATGTGCCTTTGAGGAGTATTTCGTAACCTTCTGTGACTAGACGAGAAGGTGCAGTCGTGGCGAAGGTAGTCAGGATCTCGGGTGACGAGGTGACGGTCGAGGTAACGGTGCGGCTCAGCGGTAGCCTGCTGGACATGGAAGGAGCCATCCAGGAGGCCACCAACGCGGTGGGGCGCTGCGCCACCGAGGAGGCGCTGCAGCGTTTCGACACCGACGGCAGTGCGATCCGTGTCGGCGCGATCAAGCTGACCGCGCGCGGGCGCGATCCGAAGGAGTACCAGACGCCTTACGGGCCGGTCGAGGTCGAGCGTTATGTCTACCAAAGCTCGCGCGGCGGGCGGATCTACTGTCCGCTCGAGCACCAGGCGCGGATCGTGCGCGGGGCGACCCCCCGATTCGCCAGTCAACTCAGCCACAAGTATGCGCAGCTCAACGTGCGCGCGGTGCAGACTGACCTTGAGCAGAACCACGGTCGGACGATCGCTACCTCGTATATTCAAAATGTTGCGGAGTGGGTAGGCACCATCGCCACGGCCAAAGAGGAGGACTGGGAGTACGCGATGCCGGCGCTTGAGACGCCCATCGCGACCGTCGTGGTCAGCCTCGACGGCGCCATGATCCCCATGGCCGACAGTGCGGGCTGGCGCGAAGCCATGGTCGGAACCCTCTCGCTTTACGACGGCGAGGGCGAGCGCCAGCACACCATCTACCTCGCTGCGGCACCCGAGTACGGCAAGCAGGAGTTCCGGCAACGCATGGAGCGCGAGATCCAACGCGTCAAGCGGCACCTCCCCGAGGCACTGTACCTGGGCATCGCCGACGGGGCGGCAAGCAACTGGCGGTTCCTCGAGCAACACACCGACCGCCAGTTGATCGATTTTTTCCATGCAACGGAATACGTGGGCAAAATCGCCCAAGCGACCCATCCGCAGCGCCACGCCGAGGGCCCGCGCGCGCAGTGGCAGAGCGCGCACTGCACGACGCTCAAGCACGACCCCGCCGCCCTTGACCTGCTCATCGGCGAGGCCGCGCGCCTGTCGCAGCGGCACACCCTCTCGCAGACGCTGCGCGACGACGTTCTCAGCGCTTGGACCTACTTCACCAACCATCGCCATCAAATGGACTACCCGGGCTTCGTCGCCGCGGGACTGCCGATCGGATCGGGCGTCACCGAGGCCGCCTGCAAGACCTTGGTCAAGCAACGGCTATGTGCCTCCGGGATGCGCTGGAAGAACAAAGGGGCCAAGATTGTGCTCAGCCTACGCGCACTGACGCAGACCACCGGACGATGGGCACAGTTCTGGCAGAAGATCGACCAGTTTGGGGCTGAGTGCTACGGTTAGGCACATTATTCGG
The DNA window shown above is from Candidatus Thiodictyon syntrophicum and carries:
- a CDS encoding ISKra4 family transposase produces the protein MAKVVRISGDEVTVEVTVRLSGSLLDMEGAIQEATNAVGRCATEEALQRFDTDGSAIRVGAIKLTARGRDPKEYQTPYGPVEVERYVYQSSRGGRIYCPLEHQARIVRGATPRFASQLSHKYAQLNVRAVQTDLEQNHGRTIATSYIQNVAEWVGTIATAKEEDWEYAMPALETPIATVVVSLDGAMIPMADSAGWREAMVGTLSLYDGEGERQHTIYLAAAPEYGKQEFRQRMEREIQRVKRHLPEALYLGIADGAASNWRFLEQHTDRQLIDFFHATEYVGKIAQATHPQRHAEGPRAQWQSAHCTTLKHDPAALDLLIGEAARLSQRHTLSQTLRDDVLSAWTYFTNHRHQMDYPGFVAAGLPIGSGVTEAACKTLVKQRLCASGMRWKNKGAKIVLSLRALTQTTGRWAQFWQKIDQFGAECYG